GGCCTCGCTCCAGGAACGAGACAGCCGTTTCGCCGAGCATCCCTACCGACAGACCCTCAAGGGAGGCCTCTCGCCTTTCACGATTCACGGGTATGTGCGAGCGATGAGAGCCTTCTCTGCCTGGCTCGTTGAGGAGGAATTCGTAACATCGGACCCCCTCGCCAAGCTGAGACGACCCAAAGTCGGCGAGCCCATGATAGAGATTCTGTCGGAGCAAGAGCTCTCGGCCATCTTTGACGCGATCAGCCCGAACACCGTTGCCGGGGCGCGCATTTTCGCGATCACCCTTCTGCTGCTTGACACAGGCATCAGGGCCTCGGAGCTGTACGGTCTCAAGATCGAATCCACCCACATGAATGAGGATTTCATCAAGGTGCTTGGCAAAGGCAGCAAAGAGCGGATTGTCCCTTTCGGCTCGACCACGAAAAAGGCGCTCCTGCGGTACATCAACACGTGGCGTCCAGAGCCT
This genomic interval from Chloroflexi bacterium ADurb.Bin180 contains the following:
- the xerD_3 gene encoding Tyrosine recombinase XerD, with the protein product MGTRTRQILRREKMEITISTLLELFLATKSTEGRSDRTIGWYKEKLGPFVRYLGNGHDALLPNLNLERARAFVASLQERDSRFAEHPYRQTLKGGLSPFTIHGYVRAMRAFSAWLVEEEFVTSDPLAKLRRPKVGEPMIEILSEQELSAIFDAISPNTVAGARIFAITLLLLDTGIRASELYGLKIESTHMNEDFIKVLGKGSKERIVPFGSTTKKALLRYINTWRPEPEMPTVSNLFLTPSGGPMTYCALRHCFAQIELRERQII